The sequence CCGTCTTATCTCATGCGCTCTTTATGATTTTCCACCAACCTTTAACACTGCGACTTGTCTTTACGCTGATATTCTTTTTCCATATAGAGCTCATGATGTCTGCGATGAGGATTTGCCTTTCTTGTCTTCTTTTCACACAAACTCTGGGACTGTCTGGTAAATATAacctttatataaaatcatgtcACATCACAGCGTGTTTTTTTTAGGTTGTGCGTAATTACGcacgagtgtttttttttggtccagGGCACTTTTGGCACATCACGGACCTGCACTGGGATCCGACATACAAACTCAATGACGACCCGCAGATGGTGTGCGCTTCCAGCGGTAACAGATCGGCGAACAACGCTGGTGAATATGGAGACTATGTGTGTGACTCACCGTGGAACCTGATCAACTCCTCTGTGTTCGCCATGAAGAACATTCTACCAGAGCCGGACTTCATCGTGTGGACTGGGTGTGTATATAGGCTTTAGATTTATACACATTTAGCCACAAACCACGTTTgaaaaacgtatgtgaattttttgtaCATTACATTTGAACAGATTGACAGCAATGTGTGTGAAATTTGCtttttacttttctcgtaaCGTCAACGTTATATCtacatattaaatctaaatattaaatattaaatctaaatctaattgttaaatctaaatctaatggtaaatctaaatattaaatgtgaaatctacaTCAAAAttctaaatgtatttgtaaatctaaatgttaaatattacatcaaaatgttaatctaaatcgaaatgttaaatgttgaatctaaatattaaatataaatctaaaatagtaaatctaaatgttaaatcagcatccaatgtaaaaaaaaaaatgtaaatcaaagtaaaggcactctttttctcttgattgagagggagatttttggtcatattgttgttgatgttatgtgtttgttgatggttttaaattattttactgatgattttaaatgtttttttttttttttgggcgacttcaatgttcttattgatttttaagctgttgaatgttttctgttgcactttttgatcatgaagcacattgagttgccttgtgtatgaaatgcactatacaaatacatttgccttgccttgcctaaatgcaaacctaaatctaaatgttaaatattaaatgtaaatattaaataataaatgtaaatattaaataataaatgtaaatattaaataataaatgtaaatgtaaatgtaaatgttaaatttcaaatctaaatgctaaatgttgaatctgaatgttaaattttaaatctaaatgttattctaattctaaatctaaatgttaaatctaaatgtcacaggtgaaactaaatatttagcgaGTATGCAAATTCACccgaagtaccaaaataaaatctaattgaTGCAAACGAGCACTATCCACAGTTCATTCAGACAGAGTGATTGTGCTCaacgtttagatttaatatttaaatttaacatttaacatttaacatttagatttaaaatgtaacatttagatttaaaatttcatatttagatttaacatttagatttacatttacatccctgcgaccctgaaaacaggaacaagcaggtcagaaaatggatggatttacCTTTACATGCCAATGTATAGCAAAAATACTTGAAATGACAGACATTATACAGTAGACTTAAGTAAGTAACTCACTTCCTTAGCTTCATAtcatttcttgtttttatcCACCAGAGATGACACACCACATGTCCCCAATGAGGATCTGGGAGAGGTTGCGGTGCTCGACATCATCAGAAACCTCACCGACATCATAAGACTCGTGTTCCCGAGTAAGTGGAAAGGAAACATTGTGACTATTATTTGCACGTTAGGAGCTCTGTGTGAAGTATCGTTGCCTCCTATAGACACCAAAGTCTACTCTGCCATGGGTAATCATGACATCCACCCCAAGAACCAGTTTCCATCCGACCCAAACCAAATCTACCACCAAATATCTGAAATGTGGCAGGATTGGTTGGAACCAGAATCTATGGAAACATTTAGAAAAGGTGAACGGCTTTACATTTAGCGCACAAAAATAAGCTCATAAAAAACTCACAACTGCAGCCTTTTTTTGTCCAGGAGCGTTTTACACTGAAAAGCTGCTGAACCAAACAGGCGTCAGGATGCTGGTTCTTAACACCAACCTCTACTATAACCAGAACCAGCTGACCCAGGACGTGGACGACCCAGCGGGTCAGTTCACCTGGATGGACCAAGTTCTCACTGAagcagagaaaaacaaagagaagGTGGACGATCTTCTTCAGCTgcatattacacattattttaatgcaattcaactttatttatataatgctaattacaacaaaagtcatctcaaagcactagaatgtgttgtaaatgtaatactaacgtactactcacactaaggctgagggccacaaaaatgtggttgtatctgatccgagggccacatgatcaacattcatgtcagcattagaataatggcAGAAtttagcattaatacagggggaaaagagttttgtctttttttatgtctttgtagtcattttgtgtgtttttagtgtcatgtgtttttttttgttattttttgtgttctttttggaaatatgtgttttttttctttcatttttgttgttgatttgtgcatttttggggtcactttctgtatttttgtttgtgttttctgtattttcctgtccttttgtgcaattttgttgacagtttgtgtatcTATTCTATAATgtcttgttttctgtgtttttgtaatcattttgtttaagtggttgttatGTCAGTCTTTGTAGCCGTTTTGTCTTTTATGGGTcatattgtctattttttttatttttttgtgtactttgagcattttgttgtcaatttgtgtgtttttgggagttattttgtgtattatgtaaggctttattttctttacaagttcttgaaatacaatgtttgggccgccagttgcccatgtctgctataTGGGAAcattaagtatgcacggtggacacactagtcattctcaaccgccccatgatgcattgcaagcggaatgtaaaatcgtcctgggactggcttcaagctaaaaatcaaacattcccatTCTACGTCAGATTTATGGATGAagtgagcacatgttgatattctact is a genomic window of Gouania willdenowi chromosome 16, fGouWil2.1, whole genome shotgun sequence containing:
- the smpdl3b gene encoding acid sphingomyelinase-like phosphodiesterase 3b; amino-acid sequence: MIFHQPLTLRLVFTLIFFFHIELMMSAMRICLSCLLFTQTLGLSGHFWHITDLHWDPTYKLNDDPQMVCASSGNRSANNAGEYGDYVCDSPWNLINSSVFAMKNILPEPDFIVWTGDDTPHVPNEDLGEVAVLDIIRNLTDIIRLVFPNTKVYSAMGNHDIHPKNQFPSDPNQIYHQISEMWQDWLEPESMETFRKGAFYTEKLLNQTGVRMLVLNTNLYYNQNQLTQDVDDPAGQFTWMDQVLTEAEKNKEKVYIIGHIPPGFFEKKRSKSWFRPEFNKKYLELIGKHHSVINGQFFGHHHTDSFRMFYNAEGSTIGTMFLSPGVTPWKTTLPGVLDGGNNPGIRLFEYDTEMLLIKDLVTYYLNLTHANVAGGRWEKEYRLTESFRVPDASPASMHRVLERIANDRCYLQKYYEFNSVNYDLSECGSECRVDHVCAAREVDFDRYEHCLVKEGSSCVHGGLLLTLVALAVSSLVGNINQ